GTTCACCGGCGTGACGCTGCCCGACCCGTCGTTCTTCGGCAACTTCGACGGGTACCTGGGCCTGCTCGTCTTCCGCGAGATGGTGCTGGAGACGCAGCTCTTTCCGGCGCCGGCGAGCGCCCGGCCGGCCTGGACAGGGGTGCTGTTCACGGGCGTCGCGGCGAACGCCGCCAACCTGGTCGCGATCGCACCGTTCAACAGCCAGACGGGTCAGATCGGGCCGGACATCCTGTCGGCCAGCGTTCTGGACTGCTGCCGGCCGTCTTAAGCGGTCGCGCGGGCATTCGTCACGGCGCACGATCCGCATCGCCGCGAAGAACATCACGATCAACGAGAAACCGCCGGCCCAGGCCGGCGGTTTTTCGTCCGGGTTGACTTCCCGTGGACACGCATCGACGCTTAAAGGCGGGCGCAGGCTCGCGCGGCGTCTCGCGGACGAATCCGGTCCTCCTCCGTCCTCGCCGCTGAATGGAAACTTTACTGAACACCCCAATGTTTACATAATGCAAGACGCAGGTGAAAGCCGGATCCGACACGAATCTTGTCGATGAGCGCATCCTGCGCAAGTTTGGGGAGGGGTTCATTCATGCTGAAGCGCAAGTGGCTGGCGATCAGCGCCGCACTTGCCGCGCTGTCGCTGTTGGCCACGGCTTGCGGCTCGGGTGGCGGGTCGAGCGCGGGCGGCGGATCGGAGGGCGGTTCCGGCACCATCAAGATCGGCGTGACGGCGCCGCTTTCCGGCGACTACGCCAGCGCGGGCACGGACATCGTCAACGCCGCCAAGCTGGCCGCTGAAGAGATCAACTCCAACGGCGGCGTGCTGGGCAAGAAGATCGAGATCGTCCCCGAGGACGACCAGTGCGACTCTCAAGTCGGTGTCCAGGCGGCCCAGAAGCTGATGGACGAGGGCGTCGTGGCCGTCGCCGGCGGCTACTGCTCGAGCGCGTCGATTCCGGAAACCGGCGTGCTGGCGCAGAAGCATATCGCGTTCGTCGCGGACGCGTCGACGAACCCGGATCTCACGGAGAAGAACCCTGGCAACGTGTTCCGCGTCATCGGCCGTGACGACCAGCAGGGCCCGTTCGCGGCCAAGTTCATGAAGGAAGTGCTGGGCGCGAAGAAGGCGGCCGTGATCCACGACAACACGACGTACGCCAAGGGCCTGGCCGAGGAGGCCAAGAAGGGGCTTGAGGAGAACGGCGTGCAGGTCGTCTTCTTCGACGCGATCACGCCCGGCGAGAAGGACTACACCTCGACGCTGACGCGCATCAAGAGCCTGAACC
The window above is part of the Clostridia bacterium genome. Proteins encoded here:
- a CDS encoding branched-chain amino acid ABC transporter substrate-binding protein produces the protein MLKRKWLAISAALAALSLLATACGSGGGSSAGGGSEGGSGTIKIGVTAPLSGDYASAGTDIVNAAKLAAEEINSNGGVLGKKIEIVPEDDQCDSQVGVQAAQKLMDEGVVAVAGGYCSSASIPETGVLAQKHIAFVADASTNPDLTEKNPGNVFRVIGRDDQQGPFAAKFMKEVLGAKKAAVIHDNTTYAKGLAEEAKKGLEENGVQVVFFDAITPGEKDYTSTLTRIKSLNPDVIYFTGYFAEGGILVKQSRELGITATFMGGDANQDPTLIATAGDKAEGMIITTAPLPQFLTGAQDFVNNYKSKYNQDPGPYSVYEYDCVKVVADAIQRANSTDPEKIVEALKQTKGYKGLTGDITFNEKGDRTGELYITTIVKDGKFTPYKKFENGQWVDIQ